The Cohnella abietis genome has a segment encoding these proteins:
- a CDS encoding RNA polymerase sigma-70 factor produces the protein MQELYEQYKGLLFTLAYQLTGSASDAEDVVQDVFLKINDVDLARLVEPKAYLCKMVTNRCRDLFKSARKRRELYFGQWLPEPILTPNDETFEAVVRDELLSYAMLVLLERLSHTERAVFVLREALGFEYSDIAELVDKSEANCRKLFSRARGKMGITLDEQVHSEAASEEWVRRFLKALELGNVDTVVSILAEDVVLVSDGGGKAFAAVHPIESRDLVARFLLGLIRKAPHYEGGMHVEMTDINGQTGLIVRSGEHIEVVVLIHVEKNAICNLYFVRNPDKLRLLLK, from the coding sequence ATGCAAGAGTTATATGAGCAATATAAAGGGCTGCTGTTTACGCTTGCCTACCAGCTGACCGGGTCGGCCTCCGATGCGGAGGATGTTGTCCAGGACGTATTCCTGAAGATAAATGACGTAGATCTGGCGCGTTTGGTTGAACCGAAAGCATATTTGTGCAAAATGGTGACTAATCGCTGTCGGGATTTATTCAAATCGGCTCGTAAACGGCGTGAACTGTATTTCGGACAATGGCTTCCTGAGCCCATTCTTACTCCCAATGATGAAACGTTTGAAGCGGTTGTTCGTGACGAGCTGTTGTCTTATGCTATGCTCGTGTTGCTTGAAAGGTTATCCCATACGGAACGGGCGGTGTTCGTGCTACGTGAAGCGCTCGGCTTTGAATATTCAGATATTGCTGAGCTTGTTGACAAAAGTGAAGCAAATTGCCGCAAACTGTTCAGTCGTGCGAGAGGAAAGATGGGGATAACCCTCGATGAGCAGGTTCACTCAGAAGCGGCGAGCGAAGAGTGGGTCCGTCGATTCCTGAAGGCTCTCGAACTGGGAAACGTGGACACGGTTGTATCCATACTCGCCGAAGATGTCGTGTTGGTCTCTGATGGAGGGGGCAAAGCGTTCGCCGCCGTCCATCCTATTGAATCGCGCGATCTCGTCGCACGGTTCCTTCTAGGTCTAATACGTAAGGCCCCTCATTACGAAGGTGGTATGCATGTCGAGATGACGGATATAAATGGTCAAACAGGGCTTATTGTCCGTTCAGGCGAGCACATCGAAGTTGTTGTACTGATACACGTTGAGAAAAATGCGATTTGCAATCTGTACTTTGTTAGGAATCCGGATAAGCTGAGGCTCTTATTGAAATGA
- a CDS encoding helix-turn-helix domain-containing protein has translation MAGGNMFSLVLTDVLTQTYSGEDSLELSSSDNYRLLIVIQGRLSMQFQQHNSIAEAGTCTLLLPNHLCSLKVHISSRLYLLTFISIEQQKSLGATDQLIKSITGKTYLPLSNLIKCTESIAHKPDEQDVLLQLHKQQHFLYLLTLLVEQRTLEEQQVCFDPNHAVEETLHFLHNSYSMNVSVQQLADRAQLPRWQYLRSFKQLTGCNPSSYITHLRMEEAKRLLSSTNERIWEVAQKVGYDDEQYFNRRFKQLMGMSPGQYTRIQNHQQQVKDWRGITQLVPSSAKRIVYDDASTLGDLLALGIAPIGASLRFYNYEPVIHQLERTQDIGFPVNLEKVRELNPDLVLLSRYACEQSPQVSEIAPTVGLNEYASMHNRLRKLGEILGVYDTTKKWIEEYDIRCELIWRELQTRKSEKETAVVLFYDSNRELYLMHRNRGLLRIIYHPMGFKRDERIQHIRPNHGDYYIHIDPNIIDQYALGDRLFILVRPSNNMRSAKKALQSLPGWSTLPAVKNGSVHFLSSHWNSDDAWTSSYTLNHFTRLWS, from the coding sequence ATGGCAGGTGGCAACATGTTCTCGCTTGTGTTAACCGATGTGCTTACCCAAACCTACAGCGGTGAGGATTCGCTTGAGCTGAGTAGTTCAGACAATTATCGTTTGCTTATTGTCATTCAAGGAAGGCTGAGCATGCAATTCCAGCAGCATAATAGTATAGCTGAGGCTGGAACTTGTACACTTCTTCTACCGAATCACCTCTGTAGCTTGAAGGTGCATATATCCAGCAGGCTTTATTTGTTAACCTTTATTTCGATAGAGCAGCAGAAAAGTTTGGGGGCAACTGATCAGCTCATAAAGTCAATTACAGGAAAAACTTATTTACCGCTGTCAAATCTTATTAAATGCACAGAAAGCATTGCTCATAAGCCAGATGAGCAGGATGTGTTGCTTCAGTTGCATAAGCAGCAGCATTTTTTATACCTGCTTACTCTTTTAGTAGAACAACGAACACTTGAGGAACAGCAAGTATGCTTTGACCCAAACCATGCAGTAGAAGAAACCCTGCATTTTTTGCACAATAGCTATTCCATGAATGTCAGTGTACAGCAGTTAGCTGATAGGGCACAGCTTCCACGATGGCAATATCTACGTAGCTTCAAACAATTGACTGGCTGCAACCCAAGCAGCTATATTACTCATTTGCGAATGGAAGAAGCAAAGAGACTTTTAAGCAGTACGAATGAACGGATATGGGAGGTTGCCCAAAAAGTCGGTTATGATGACGAGCAATATTTTAACCGTCGATTCAAGCAATTAATGGGCATGTCTCCTGGGCAATATACACGCATACAAAATCATCAGCAGCAGGTTAAGGACTGGCGTGGAATAACCCAGCTCGTCCCTTCGTCAGCCAAACGTATCGTGTATGACGATGCAAGCACGTTAGGCGACTTGCTTGCATTGGGGATTGCTCCTATCGGAGCAAGCTTGCGGTTCTACAACTATGAACCTGTCATCCATCAGTTGGAGCGAACACAGGATATTGGTTTTCCAGTCAATTTGGAGAAAGTACGTGAACTTAACCCGGATCTCGTGCTACTGAGTCGTTATGCCTGTGAGCAATCCCCTCAGGTCAGTGAAATTGCACCAACCGTTGGCTTGAATGAGTATGCTTCGATGCATAATCGGCTAAGAAAGCTCGGTGAAATTCTTGGCGTATACGATACAACCAAGAAATGGATAGAAGAATATGACATAAGATGCGAGCTGATATGGAGAGAGCTTCAGACTAGAAAGTCCGAAAAGGAAACAGCGGTTGTCCTCTTCTATGACTCTAATAGAGAGCTGTATCTAATGCATCGCAATAGAGGATTACTACGAATTATTTATCATCCGATGGGCTTTAAAAGGGATGAGCGCATACAGCACATTCGGCCAAATCACGGAGACTATTATATCCACATTGATCCGAATATTATCGATCAATACGCTTTAGGGGATCGATTATTTATTTTAGTCCGACCATCTAATAACATGCGGTCTGCCAAAAAGGCTTTGCAAAGCTTGCCTGGTTGGAGCACTCTGCCTGCTGTAAAAAACGGAAGCGTACATTTTCTTAGTTCCCATTGGAATTCAGACGACGCTTGGACAAGCAGTTATACGCTAAATCATTTCACTCGGCTTTGGTCATAA